A window from Cytobacillus sp. FSL H8-0458 encodes these proteins:
- a CDS encoding ABC transporter permease: MSSIFQIFKEQLLNINLICRLAFYDIKGKYLLHYLGVLWQFLNPAVQILIYWLVFGLGIRGGEPIGDVPFFVWLVCGLIPWFFINPSITQGANSVYSRLSLVSKMKFPVSILPAVTIVSNSFTFIIMLIVLLFILIMNGIYPSIYYVQIIYYLFCLYIFLYSFSLLFSTFSTIVRDIHSLLQTMMKMLFYLTPILWDTGRLPEYAQNILKLNPIYYLIEGFRNTFLFKTWFFEDLAYTFYFWSFTLFILFFGATIHLKFRKRFVDYL, translated from the coding sequence ATGAGCTCAATTTTTCAGATTTTTAAAGAGCAATTGCTCAATATAAATTTAATATGCCGTTTGGCTTTTTACGATATTAAAGGAAAGTATCTTCTTCATTATTTGGGTGTTTTGTGGCAATTTCTAAATCCAGCTGTTCAAATACTGATTTATTGGCTGGTATTTGGATTGGGAATACGAGGTGGAGAACCAATAGGTGATGTTCCTTTTTTTGTATGGCTGGTTTGCGGATTAATACCATGGTTTTTTATTAACCCATCCATTACACAAGGTGCTAATAGTGTCTATTCAAGGCTATCGCTCGTATCTAAAATGAAGTTCCCTGTAAGTATACTCCCTGCAGTAACCATCGTAAGTAATAGCTTTACATTTATAATTATGTTAATCGTATTATTATTTATATTAATAATGAATGGTATTTACCCTAGTATATATTACGTTCAAATAATTTATTATTTATTTTGCTTATATATTTTTTTATACTCATTTTCGCTGTTATTTTCTACGTTCTCTACAATTGTACGAGATATTCATTCTTTATTACAAACAATGATGAAAATGTTATTTTATTTGACGCCTATCTTATGGGATACGGGCAGGCTTCCTGAATATGCACAAAACATTTTAAAATTAAACCCGATTTATTATTTAATTGAAGGTTTCCGCAATACATTTTTGTTTAAAACCTGGTTCTTTGAAGATTTAGCTTATACTTTTTACTTTTGGAGTTTCACTCTATTTATTTTATTTTTTGGCGCAACAATACATTTAAAGTTTAGAAAACGTTTTGTCGATTATTTGTAA
- a CDS encoding capsular polysaccharide export protein, LipB/KpsS family — protein sequence MKKRAKKLIMLVQFILKVSYWILLKKQNNIKKTAIVFRVSKWKQPYIEAFFPEYKLMFVPFTQWTFLLTPLIKRNPNSVFIFWGVNEDEEVTKYSKIHNIPLYRIEDGFIRSIGLGSMHTAPYSICIDKTGMYFDSTKSCDLEEILNFYDFSSNPELLLRAKSCIDLLMKLGVSKYNHVEKKNIEEIYGPKDRKRILVIGQVEDDASLKKGSKKNWTNNDLVQLASIENSDAEIIYKPHPDVLTGRRPMQSDPSKVKHLAKVIEEPLSLVDSFQTIDHVYTITSLSGFEALLRGISVTTLGAPFYSGWGLTDDRQKVSRRKRNLTIEELFAGAYILYPKYADPVTKKKLDLEEVIGKIASSVDRE from the coding sequence ATGAAAAAACGAGCAAAAAAACTTATTATGTTAGTCCAATTTATTTTGAAAGTATCTTATTGGATTTTATTAAAAAAACAAAACAACATTAAAAAGACAGCGATAGTATTTAGAGTTTCTAAATGGAAGCAACCTTATATTGAAGCATTCTTTCCTGAGTATAAATTAATGTTTGTTCCTTTTACTCAGTGGACGTTTTTACTGACGCCACTGATAAAAAGGAATCCAAATTCGGTATTTATTTTTTGGGGTGTAAACGAGGATGAAGAGGTCACTAAGTATAGCAAAATACACAATATTCCATTGTACAGAATAGAAGATGGTTTTATAAGATCAATCGGATTAGGATCCATGCACACAGCCCCCTACTCTATATGTATTGATAAAACCGGTATGTACTTCGACTCAACAAAATCATGTGATTTAGAAGAAATTTTAAATTTTTATGATTTCTCGAGTAATCCAGAGCTATTGTTACGAGCAAAATCATGTATAGACTTGCTGATGAAATTAGGTGTCAGCAAATATAATCATGTTGAAAAAAAGAATATCGAAGAAATCTATGGCCCTAAAGACAGAAAGAGAATATTAGTTATTGGCCAGGTTGAAGATGATGCTTCTTTAAAGAAAGGCAGTAAAAAGAATTGGACTAATAACGATTTAGTTCAATTAGCAAGTATTGAAAATTCTGATGCTGAGATTATATACAAACCACATCCGGATGTCTTGACTGGCAGAAGACCGATGCAGTCAGACCCGAGTAAGGTTAAGCATTTAGCGAAGGTTATAGAAGAGCCCTTAAGTTTAGTAGATTCATTTCAGACCATCGACCATGTTTATACCATTACATCGCTTTCAGGGTTTGAAGCATTGTTAAGGGGAATTTCTGTAACGACATTGGGAGCTCCTTTTTATTCTGGCTGGGGACTGACAGATGACCGACAGAAGGTTAGCCGGCGCAAAAGAAATTTAACAATTGAAGAGTTATTTGCAGGTGCATATATCCTTTATCCAAAATACGCTGACCCTGTTACAAAAAAAAAGCTTGATTTAGAAGAGGTAATTGGAAAAATTGCTTCATCTGTCGATAGGGAGTAA